One Amaranthus tricolor cultivar Red isolate AtriRed21 chromosome 10, ASM2621246v1, whole genome shotgun sequence genomic window carries:
- the LOC130826169 gene encoding uncharacterized protein LOC130826169 gives MAKYGEGDKRWIVEDRPDGTNVHNWHWSETDCFEWSKSQLSTSLSSLPILSGEENLFIKTKKLDKIEGEAYVNIRKGKIIPGYELSLSISWEGEVKDENGESILKSEGKIEIPYISDENAGEDPDVKIMFSDEGPIGKRIKEAFMVKGKELILGKVREYVESMAKGGPCKGEIEAKKVVVKGGSGTHKEAEATAATTTKGVKEVKERKGFKTIKLSEKFSCRAVDLYEILMDENRWKGFTQSNAKISKNVGGEFSIFDGSVTGTNLELQEGKLIVQKWRFGNWPDGMFSTVKLTFEEPEPGVTIVKLVQTDVPEEDRYGNETVVENTERGWRDLIFHKIRAIFGFGL, from the exons ATGGCAAAGTATGGCGAAGGAGACAAGAGATGGATTGTAGAAGACCGTCCAGATGGAACAAACGTCCATAATTGGCACTGGTCTGAAACTGATTGTTTCGAATGGTCTAAATCTCAACTCAGCACCTCCCTTTCTTCACTTCCCATTCTTTCCGGTGAAGAAAATCTCTTCATCAAGACCAAAAAACTTGACAAAATTGAAGGTGAAGCTTATGTCAACATTCGTAAAGGCAAAATCATACCTGGGTATGAATTATCTCTTTCAATTTCATGGGAAGGTGAAGTTAAGGATGAAAACGGTGAATCAATTTTGAAATCTGAAGGGAAAATTGAGATTCCGTATATATCTGATGAGAATGCTGGTGAAGACCCAGATGTTAAAATCATGTTTTCTGATGAGGGTCCGATTGGGAAAAGGATTAAGGAAGCATTTATGGTGAAGGGTAAAGAATTGATATTAGGGAAAGTGAGGGAGTATGTGGAAAGTATGGCTAAAGGTGGGCCGTGTAAGGGTGAGATTGAGGCCAAGAAGGTGGTTGTAAAGGGTGGTAGTGGGACCCACAAGGAGGCGGAAGCGACGGCGGCAACAACTACAAAGGGTGTGAAGGAGGTGAAAGAGAGAAAAGGGTTTAAGACAATTAAATTAAGTGAGAAATTTAGTTGTAGGGCGGTTGATTTGTATGAGATTTTAATGGATGAGAATAGGTGGAAAGGTTTTACTCAAAGTAATGCTAAGATAAGTAAGAATGTGGGTGGTGAGTTCAGTATTTTTGATGGGTCTGTTACTGGTACTAATTTGGAGTTGCAAGAAGGGAAATTGATTGTTCAGAAATGGAGATTTGGTAATTGGCCAGATGGAATGTTCTCTACG GTTAAACTGACATTCGAGGAACCAGAACCAGGTGTCACAATCGTCAAGTTGGTTCAAACCGATGTTCCGGAAGAGGACAG ATACGGAAATGAAACTGTGGTGGAGAACACGGAGAGAGGCTGGCGAGATCTGATCTTTCACAAAATCCGAGCAATCTTTGGATTCGGTCTTTGA